A region of Alteromonadaceae bacterium 2753L.S.0a.02 DNA encodes the following proteins:
- a CDS encoding methyltransferase family protein, with protein MSEQGLTREQLNTYIQGYAAFQFLTSGVELGVFDLLAETPEIDAQEIAKALQLEAQPLRILLTGLVALKLVHRNNDRYVNDPLIDPALLSGPRSMSPVLRWIKQGINRGLTDMTAAIRENRNVGVERFSGDGNTIYQRLEHEPELEKIFHDCLSLFAMGAPAALGKLAAFEKLSHILDVGGGDGTHAITLARAFPNLKITIFDSPGICDVADKKIAASGLSDRIATHAGDFFTDEFPTGVDGVFLSELTPIWSPQRNLGLFAKAHRVLPPGGALVILSVMLNDTEDGPLGAALFSPYFLTLASGEGMAYPAADYHRWLNDSGFSDVQSFVTGLPLNQTVVVGTK; from the coding sequence ATGAGTGAACAAGGATTAACGCGCGAGCAACTCAATACCTACATCCAGGGCTATGCGGCCTTCCAGTTTCTTACCAGCGGAGTTGAACTGGGCGTATTCGATTTGTTGGCAGAAACGCCTGAAATTGATGCGCAGGAAATCGCCAAGGCGCTGCAACTTGAAGCGCAACCTTTGCGAATTTTACTAACCGGTCTGGTGGCCTTAAAACTCGTTCACCGAAACAACGACCGCTACGTTAACGACCCATTGATCGACCCAGCGTTGTTATCCGGGCCGCGCAGTATGTCACCGGTATTACGCTGGATAAAACAAGGAATTAATCGCGGTCTCACAGACATGACTGCAGCAATTCGGGAAAACCGAAATGTTGGTGTAGAGCGGTTTTCTGGTGACGGCAACACGATTTATCAACGACTTGAACACGAACCTGAACTGGAAAAAATATTTCACGATTGCCTCAGTCTGTTTGCTATGGGCGCCCCTGCAGCACTCGGTAAGCTGGCAGCATTTGAAAAGCTCAGTCATATCCTGGATGTGGGTGGTGGTGACGGTACACACGCCATAACGCTGGCGCGGGCGTTTCCAAATTTAAAAATCACCATCTTCGACAGCCCTGGTATTTGTGATGTTGCGGACAAAAAAATTGCTGCAAGTGGGCTGAGCGATCGCATTGCTACTCACGCTGGCGACTTTTTTACAGACGAATTTCCAACTGGGGTGGATGGGGTATTTCTTTCCGAGTTAACGCCAATTTGGTCGCCGCAACGTAACCTGGGTCTGTTTGCTAAAGCCCACCGGGTTTTGCCGCCCGGCGGTGCTCTGGTCATTCTTTCCGTAATGCTTAACGACACAGAAGACGGGCCCTTGGGCGCAGCGCTGTTTTCACCTTATTTTTTAACCCTCGCTAGTGGGGAGGGCATGGCGTACCCAGCAGCCGATTACCACCGTTGGCTCAATGACAGCGGCTTTAGCGATGTGCAGTCCTTTGTTACAGGTTTACCGCTCAATCAAACCGTTGTTGTGGGAACCAAATAA
- a CDS encoding 2-polyprenyl-6-methoxyphenol hydroxylase-like FAD-dependent oxidoreductase produces the protein MNILIVGGGIAGTALAGLLTRQNHAVTLVDRNPGDGGAGYVLGLWPLGSRVLRMLGLYDAFEDASVPLHTFRTALPNGDILNAFVPAKIVASLGEIRMVKRSALVQVLARGCSTVKRKAPLSVETLRQDESGVNVCFNNGETERFDLVLGCDGVNSQIRHLVFENAPASETNWYGWGWWIDPSECEAHTMTEYWDPGHRFVAVYPAKDVACAFAGLPTAALPTAELRADLDQIKACFADMGGAVPSALAALNDSSRVFQDAFRTVVSDNWVNGRVVLVGDAASAYFPYGGLGLGASMALESVAVLADELSRANPDCVTTSLAFYEHRRLNRVRQFEETGKSIVKLMLHTTKTPKGEDLLESQRGHFRVLRSLLESPM, from the coding sequence ATGAACATATTAATTGTTGGTGGCGGTATCGCGGGCACGGCTCTCGCGGGGCTGTTAACTCGTCAGAACCACGCAGTAACGCTGGTAGACCGCAACCCTGGGGATGGTGGTGCAGGATATGTATTAGGTCTGTGGCCCTTGGGTAGTCGGGTATTGCGTATGTTGGGGCTCTATGATGCCTTTGAGGATGCCAGCGTGCCGTTGCATACCTTTCGTACTGCGCTCCCAAACGGTGACATTTTAAATGCCTTTGTGCCGGCAAAAATCGTTGCCTCTCTCGGTGAAATTCGCATGGTAAAACGTTCTGCGCTGGTGCAGGTGCTGGCGCGCGGTTGCAGCACGGTAAAACGAAAAGCTCCGCTGAGTGTTGAAACACTGCGGCAGGATGAAAGCGGTGTGAATGTGTGTTTTAACAATGGCGAAACCGAGCGTTTTGATCTTGTACTGGGCTGCGATGGGGTTAATTCTCAAATCCGCCATCTGGTATTCGAAAACGCACCGGCCAGCGAAACGAATTGGTATGGCTGGGGTTGGTGGATAGACCCCAGTGAATGCGAAGCGCACACCATGACTGAATATTGGGACCCCGGTCATCGTTTCGTTGCGGTGTATCCGGCGAAGGATGTTGCTTGTGCTTTTGCCGGACTACCCACAGCCGCTCTGCCTACTGCTGAACTGAGAGCCGATCTCGATCAAATTAAAGCTTGTTTTGCCGACATGGGTGGCGCGGTTCCCAGTGCGCTGGCAGCACTGAACGATAGCAGCCGTGTTTTCCAAGATGCTTTTCGCACAGTTGTATCAGACAACTGGGTTAATGGCCGGGTGGTACTGGTCGGCGATGCGGCAAGTGCCTATTTCCCTTATGGCGGTTTGGGCCTGGGCGCGTCAATGGCACTTGAATCTGTGGCAGTGCTGGCGGACGAGTTGTCGCGCGCCAATCCAGACTGTGTCACCACCAGTTTGGCTTTTTATGAACACCGTCGATTGAATCGTGTCCGTCAATTTGAGGAGACCGGCAAAAGCATTGTCAAGCTGATGCTGCACACCACCAAAACGCCCAAAGGGGAAGACTTGCTGGAAAGCCAGCGGGGCCACTTTCGGGTGTTGCGTAGCCTGCTTGAATCCCCGATGTAA
- a CDS encoding surfactin synthase thioesterase subunit: MKNQVNWYKRLNPNTQAPAVLVCFPYAGGGVSVYRPWTRAFTDNFEIIAADLPGRDSRLKEAPWEDLEAIVAMLAMGLEPLIAGRPFAFFGHSFGALLAFETARYLRRQRAELPFCLFASGREAPSRREPGRHLHNLPDDEFVDEMISRYDGIPQMLLDEPDLLALFMPAMKADLRLTETYDYVPDAPFDFPLHILSGRNDKRLTPDLLRPWSQHTKQPAPVTYFDGGHFFIRESQFPVTRYVSLTLHALLAESELELA, translated from the coding sequence GTGAAAAATCAAGTGAATTGGTATAAACGGCTAAACCCAAATACCCAAGCGCCCGCAGTTCTGGTGTGCTTCCCTTACGCCGGTGGTGGCGTCTCCGTATATAGGCCATGGACCCGAGCGTTTACTGACAATTTCGAAATTATCGCGGCAGACCTTCCGGGTCGTGATTCGCGCCTTAAAGAAGCTCCCTGGGAAGACCTTGAGGCGATAGTTGCTATGCTGGCCATGGGTTTGGAACCTTTAATCGCGGGTCGCCCCTTTGCCTTTTTCGGGCACAGCTTCGGTGCCTTGCTAGCGTTTGAAACAGCGAGATATTTGCGCCGTCAGCGTGCGGAATTGCCATTTTGTTTGTTCGCTTCCGGTCGCGAGGCCCCGTCCCGCCGTGAACCGGGAAGACATCTGCACAATCTGCCTGACGATGAGTTCGTTGACGAAATGATTTCCCGTTACGATGGAATTCCACAAATGCTGTTGGATGAGCCGGATTTGCTGGCGCTCTTTATGCCGGCGATGAAAGCTGATCTTCGCTTAACGGAAACATACGACTACGTACCAGACGCGCCATTTGATTTCCCTTTACACATTCTGAGCGGCCGCAACGATAAACGTTTGACGCCTGATTTATTGCGCCCCTGGTCGCAGCACACCAAACAACCTGCACCGGTTACCTATTTCGATGGCGGACATTTTTTTATTCGTGAATCCCAATTCCCAGTTACTCGTTATGTCAGCCTGACGCTTCATGCCTTATTGGCCGAAAGCGAGCTTGAACTGGCTTAA
- a CDS encoding L-prolyl-[peptidyl carrier protein] dehydrogenase, translating to MEFSWSESQTARFKHICEQVRLHIAPLVEARGIDNFFSRDEWRLCGDLGLLGLSVHESLGGQGLGWLDTARAMEAFGYACEDAGLPFSAAAHLFAVAMPIAEFASEDLARELLPGMCCGDLVGANAITEEQSGSDVFALQMSVEKDGDSYILNGNKNYISNAPIGDVFVTYGTINPKYGFLGVTAFVVDRNTPGLHISEPFYKTGLQSVPGGTARFENCRVPATRRLGEEGQGGTIFNRSMQWERACLPAIFLGVMERQLERAVTFAKQRRQFKTPLASFQAISHNIAEMKLRLEAARLLLYRGCWLSEQGENATSEISMAKLAVAECALHIGMEGTQVLGGPAIKGDGGMERVVRDALAASIASGTKNMQLELIAKGLGL from the coding sequence ATGGAATTTAGTTGGAGTGAATCTCAGACAGCACGTTTTAAACATATTTGTGAGCAGGTAAGGCTACACATAGCACCACTGGTTGAAGCGCGAGGAATCGATAATTTTTTTAGCCGCGACGAATGGCGCTTGTGCGGTGACTTGGGGCTGCTGGGGCTGAGTGTGCACGAATCACTCGGTGGCCAGGGATTGGGTTGGTTAGACACCGCCAGGGCTATGGAAGCGTTTGGTTATGCCTGTGAAGACGCAGGGTTGCCATTTTCAGCAGCTGCACATCTGTTTGCGGTGGCCATGCCAATCGCGGAATTTGCCAGCGAAGACCTGGCGCGAGAATTATTGCCAGGGATGTGTTGCGGTGATCTGGTCGGCGCGAATGCAATCACAGAGGAGCAGAGTGGATCAGATGTTTTTGCCTTGCAGATGTCGGTAGAAAAAGATGGAGACAGCTACATCCTAAACGGCAATAAAAACTATATCTCCAACGCGCCCATAGGCGATGTTTTTGTCACATACGGCACGATCAATCCAAAATATGGCTTTCTCGGGGTAACAGCTTTCGTAGTCGACAGAAACACACCGGGCTTACACATTAGCGAACCCTTTTACAAAACCGGTCTGCAATCGGTGCCAGGGGGAACCGCACGTTTTGAAAATTGCCGAGTACCTGCCACGCGTCGCTTGGGCGAAGAAGGGCAGGGCGGTACGATTTTTAACCGTTCGATGCAATGGGAGCGTGCCTGCCTGCCAGCCATTTTCCTAGGCGTGATGGAGCGTCAGCTGGAGAGGGCTGTGACCTTTGCCAAGCAACGCCGGCAGTTCAAAACACCCCTGGCATCTTTTCAGGCGATATCTCACAACATTGCCGAAATGAAGCTGCGTCTGGAGGCTGCGCGGCTACTGCTTTACCGCGGCTGTTGGCTGTCGGAGCAAGGCGAGAATGCCACTTCAGAAATCAGTATGGCCAAACTCGCTGTCGCCGAATGTGCATTGCACATAGGAATGGAAGGTACCCAAGTTCTGGGAGGGCCGGCCATAAAAGGGGACGGTGGTATGGAGCGGGTAGTTCGAGATGCCTTGGCAGCCAGTATTGCCTCCGGTACCAAGAACATGCAACTGGAACTCATTGCAAAGGGACTTGGGTTATGA
- a CDS encoding L-prolyl-[peptidyl carrier protein] synthetase — translation MSALLQDGLIACAKRTPDAPALVAPDGRLTYRELDELANRISRVLLVRGIQPGDRIGLWFEKSTITVAAMHAALRLGAAYVPIDPLMPVDRANSIIEDCEMALVVTSASRLDMLQTAGYQLPNALCVENDWQTVLQQPPIPPSEPERDTNKLAYILYTSGSTGTPKGVCISHGNALAFVEWAVATAELTPADRLSNHAPFHFDLSVFDLYGAFATGASVVLLPDAHSFVPARLVDILVQERISVWYSVPSVLILMMDRAALLARSDLKDLPLRLIFFAGEPFPINKLRPLREALAHVRFLNLYGPTETNVCTAYEVHEIPPNQSVPVPIGSAASSDKVWVQTDAGRQAEIGEEGELIADGPTVMLGYWGREPQNGKPYATGDIVRRIAHDCYAYVGRRDAMLKVRGYRIEAGDVEAALREHPAVEDCAVTTRGGGIEAKLVACLVVSQGAKRPGLISIKTHLAARLPRYMIVDSLLVLNELPRNRNGKTDRRKIADLAARDITHSEKLHADA, via the coding sequence ATGAGCGCATTGCTGCAAGACGGCCTTATTGCTTGTGCTAAACGGACGCCCGATGCGCCAGCATTGGTCGCTCCGGATGGCCGCCTGACCTACCGCGAATTAGATGAGCTAGCGAACCGTATCAGCCGGGTATTGCTTGTACGTGGCATACAACCTGGGGATCGTATCGGACTCTGGTTCGAAAAATCCACGATCACGGTAGCGGCGATGCACGCCGCTTTGCGTCTCGGCGCAGCCTACGTACCCATTGATCCGCTTATGCCCGTGGATCGCGCCAATAGCATCATTGAGGATTGCGAAATGGCTTTGGTTGTGACCTCAGCTTCGCGGCTGGATATGTTGCAAACTGCCGGATATCAGCTGCCTAACGCACTTTGTGTAGAGAACGACTGGCAGACAGTATTGCAGCAACCACCAATACCGCCGAGTGAACCCGAGCGGGATACCAATAAGCTTGCCTATATTTTGTACACATCCGGCTCGACCGGAACGCCTAAGGGTGTGTGTATCAGCCATGGTAATGCACTGGCATTTGTCGAGTGGGCCGTCGCCACTGCCGAACTGACACCTGCAGATCGCTTATCCAATCACGCGCCGTTTCATTTTGACCTTTCAGTTTTCGACCTTTACGGTGCATTTGCCACTGGCGCAAGTGTGGTGTTATTGCCTGATGCCCATTCGTTTGTACCGGCGAGACTGGTGGATATCCTCGTGCAAGAGCGCATTAGTGTCTGGTATTCGGTGCCATCTGTGTTGATTCTTATGATGGATAGAGCGGCCTTATTAGCGCGCTCAGACCTCAAAGACCTGCCACTACGCCTTATTTTCTTCGCCGGTGAACCTTTTCCTATCAATAAGTTACGTCCACTGCGAGAGGCATTGGCCCATGTGCGCTTTTTAAACCTCTACGGGCCCACAGAAACCAATGTGTGTACTGCCTACGAAGTACACGAGATTCCACCCAATCAAAGCGTTCCCGTTCCCATCGGTAGCGCGGCTTCCAGCGATAAAGTTTGGGTACAAACCGATGCTGGGCGCCAAGCAGAAATTGGCGAAGAGGGCGAACTGATAGCCGATGGCCCTACTGTCATGCTCGGTTATTGGGGCCGTGAACCCCAGAACGGTAAGCCCTACGCTACCGGTGATATCGTGCGTCGAATTGCTCACGACTGCTATGCCTACGTGGGACGTCGCGATGCGATGCTGAAGGTCCGCGGTTATCGCATAGAAGCCGGTGATGTTGAAGCGGCGCTGCGCGAGCATCCCGCAGTTGAAGACTGTGCCGTCACCACGCGAGGCGGAGGTATTGAGGCCAAGTTGGTCGCCTGTTTGGTCGTATCGCAGGGTGCCAAGCGGCCTGGCCTGATCTCTATTAAAACGCACCTTGCCGCGCGCCTACCGAGATACATGATTGTAGACAGCCTACTTGTCCTCAATGAACTTCCCAGAAACCGCAACGGAAAAACCGACCGTCGCAAGATCGCAGATCTGGCTGCGCGCGACATTACGCACAGTGAGAAACTTCATGCCGACGCTTAA
- a CDS encoding phosphopantetheine binding protein: protein MPTLNVYQDIKTFIANDILDGEDLGELDETTPLLELGVLNSMELMKLVDHIEQTYGVKVPGNSVVPGNFQDIQSITRFIETLGQTA from the coding sequence ATGCCGACGCTTAACGTTTACCAAGATATCAAAACCTTTATCGCTAATGACATCCTCGATGGAGAGGATCTGGGCGAACTGGATGAAACCACACCACTGCTTGAGTTGGGAGTGCTGAACTCCATGGAGTTGATGAAGCTCGTCGACCATATCGAACAAACCTACGGCGTAAAAGTACCGGGAAACAGTGTAGTACCCGGTAATTTTCAGGACATACAGTCCATCACCCGTTTTATTGAAACTCTGGGGCAAACGGCGTAA
- a CDS encoding methyltransferase family protein, whose translation MNTTITEKAQTKKPIQPRFELMRLMTGNWISQAVYTAAKLKLSDALLDGPLEAPALAEKLNVQEIELRRLLRALESLGLFRNLGEDRFEVTELGSFLAEDRPDSLRPLALFNGEALYAAWAQLPHAVTTGESAFGRAHGAEIFEYLEAHAETGAQFDSVMASTHGAEAPALVDSYDFSAFKTIIDVGGGKGSFVAEIVEKNAGSKGMVYDLPHVIDRARAYLEERGLSARCDTQAGSFFDRVPEGGDAYLLRHVIHDWRDPEAGKILQKCRAAMNPKARLFIVEAVIPEGPEWSSSKMLDLNMLVICAGQERTAAEFNTLLAHNGFKMEAVHETKAPRVSLIEASVA comes from the coding sequence ATGAACACCACGATTACTGAAAAAGCACAAACAAAAAAACCTATTCAGCCCCGGTTTGAATTGATGAGACTCATGACTGGCAACTGGATATCCCAGGCTGTTTACACCGCCGCAAAATTAAAGTTAAGCGATGCGCTGTTGGACGGTCCATTGGAGGCCCCGGCACTGGCCGAAAAACTGAATGTTCAGGAGATTGAATTACGCCGTCTATTGCGCGCCCTGGAAAGCTTGGGATTATTTCGCAATCTGGGTGAAGATCGTTTCGAGGTGACTGAATTGGGAAGTTTTCTTGCAGAGGATCGCCCTGATTCGCTGCGACCGCTGGCATTATTCAACGGCGAGGCGCTTTATGCGGCATGGGCACAGCTGCCTCATGCAGTCACCACGGGAGAATCCGCTTTTGGACGTGCGCATGGTGCGGAAATTTTTGAATATCTGGAAGCACATGCTGAAACCGGGGCCCAATTTGACAGTGTTATGGCTAGTACTCACGGCGCCGAAGCACCGGCTTTGGTGGACTCCTATGATTTTTCCGCGTTCAAAACCATTATCGATGTAGGCGGTGGTAAAGGCAGTTTTGTTGCAGAAATTGTTGAAAAGAATGCGGGCTCCAAAGGTATGGTGTACGACCTTCCACACGTTATTGATCGTGCCAGGGCTTACCTCGAAGAACGCGGTCTGTCTGCGCGTTGCGATACCCAAGCGGGCAGTTTTTTCGACCGTGTGCCAGAGGGTGGCGACGCTTATCTGCTGCGCCATGTGATTCACGATTGGCGTGACCCTGAAGCGGGCAAGATCTTACAGAAATGTCGTGCGGCTATGAACCCAAAAGCCAGGCTGTTTATTGTTGAGGCAGTTATTCCTGAAGGCCCGGAGTGGTCCTCTTCCAAAATGCTTGATCTCAACATGCTGGTGATATGTGCAGGACAGGAACGCACTGCGGCGGAATTCAATACATTATTGGCACACAATGGCTTCAAGATGGAAGCCGTTCACGAGACTAAAGCACCTCGAGTGTCTCTGATTGAAGCCAGCGTTGCATAA